In Raphanus sativus cultivar WK10039 unplaced genomic scaffold, ASM80110v3 Scaffold3418, whole genome shotgun sequence, the genomic window ACACGATTACGAAGAGAAATGATGACACCATGGGGGCTCTGCGTCTGTTAGTGTTATAATTTGACAACATTATATTGATCCGACCATCCAAAGCTGTTTTGTTCTGTCCTTCCTCTGTCACTTTATGCCGACCCCCTCCCTTAATGACTTCCTTATGAATCTCACACCAATGTTCTTTGAATTTTCTTTGCCTTCACATCTCATATGGCAAATAGTAATTTAACCATGGAAGTAACTTCAAATTCAAACATATAGCCATCAGCAAATATGCACTTGGGAGTTAAAAAGAGACGAGAAAAAACATCTGTTTTAGTGACAAATGTCAAAACATGAGAACATAATTGAACACTAACAAAACAATAATCAAGTGAAACTGAAAACCCTAACATGGAGGGACCATCAAATGATTGGACATAACTGCACCAATCAATATGACACAATTCAGGGTGAATTATATGAACATAAACAATAGATCTTACCATAAAAGTCATTTGTTATTATTACTTATGTTTGCCATTACAAATTATCCATTTCCTTTATTTTCTTGGGAGGGTCCGAAAATATATGTTCAAGTTTCAACGGCCAAGAACTTACGTTactcttttattataaaaatatcatactCAGTAACGATTAATATATACTACATCTATAAACatacttaacatataaattaataagctttaataattattttaatagtgtGTTGAATATTTTCAGGAATAATAGTTTGTTATGCTTGTTTTCAATAAGTTACATTTCAAAATAAGAGAACATTAATTTGGTCATTAATTTGGtcattgtttttaaattttggatgtaatttttgttaatgaatgaaacaaaaattttaatatgtattttaaatgaatattatattgttttccgtaattatatatagtatcaatataaatattttaaataaaataataatgtaaattagAAATATAAGATTAAGAATACATATGTTTGATTATCTTCTGATATCCCATTTAGATTCAGATATTCAAAttatccatttagattcggATGTTCAACTCTTaattatcttcggatatccatttaaattCGGATATCCAACTCTTCTAATTTAATATCAGTTCGGGTATTTTATTACTATGGTTCAGATTTTCCTTGGGTTTTTTCATTATCGAATTCGAGTTCGGATACTGGTTAAAATGGCTACCAAAATTTTGATGCTTTGGAGTTCACGCGCGGGTGTGTAGTTTAGAGAAAAATTAATACGCTATCAACATTTAATAACATCGAATTTGATATTTTGCCACTTTATTTTATCTGGGGAAAGAAAGTTGAAATGATCATGATTCACAGTCTGATCACATAGAACTCACACAAAGGGGCTCGGTTGAATGTCCAACAGTATCACCTTTCAACCATTTTTATAGTCCTCAAGAATAGTGTGCAAGAAACTCAATCCTCTTTCGATTCTTTAACCGTCTTGGGACGTCTCTCTGCAAGTGTTCTCTTCGTGCTCTCAAGGACACCAAAGAAGATTGAACCACCAATACCTATCCACAACACTCTTGGCCCTATACCCTACAAGTAAAAAACAGCTTGCAAGGATTAGTGTCTTTGTAGTCTTTTAAAGCTCTCTGCTCAAACTCCAAAATAGTATGTGTGTGTACCTTTAAGAGAGCAGAAGCTCCTTCCTCTCTTACAATTGTTTGAACACAGTCTACTATTCCTTGATATTGTTTAGCTGATCcctaagaagatgaagaaagatGATTTAGCGTTTGGAAAGACCAATAAAAAACTTTTGAAGGTGTGATAAACCATTATTACCTGAACCATTAATCTTGTCTTAATAACATCAAGCGGAGTGGTGACAGCTCCTGTCAGAGCACCTGCATAAACCCACAAAGCAACAATCAACCGAAGttataaaacaatatacaaAGGAATGATCAAAAAGTTTGATTATACTTTGTTATAATGGATCAAAGTCTTCTTTTAAGGTACATTTAAATCTCACAGTCAGGTCAGATTATGAGGATTGTGCAACATCCACCACATGTGCCAAAATTTTATGCGTACAAGGTATGTCACTAACCAGCAAATGCACCAATGAGAGCGTTCTCAGGATCATTAAGCTCTCTACGCGCCTGCCAAAAAAAGGGTTGAGCAAAGTTCAATCTCATGCCAAAATATCAGTACGTTTACAATGCAGTCTGtatgtttgattatttttgcAAAGAAAGCTTACTGCTTTTTTATACCCCAAGCATAGCTGCTCATAAATGCAGAACTGAATAGCATCAAACGGCAAATCTCTCAATAGGAAGGATCGGTATCCCTagaagaaaaatgaaataagttaccacacacacaaaaaaataaaaaatcacagaCTAAAAAGGAGGAAGAGGTTAAGAAAAGGTGTTAGTTAGTTACTAACTGCATAGAGACCCCTGAAGCCCTCTTGTGATGCAATAACTCGAACAGCGTTGGGAGCTGATGCAAACTGTCCAGTCTGCATTCTCTGCTTCACAACCTATAGAAAGAACACACACATGGGAATGTCACTTGAAGAGATTCTATTACAGAACAGGATCAGAGATGGAGTTATTTTTAACCTCTGTAGGCACTCGAATCAGAGAGGCAGCAAGTCCACCGATAGCCCCTGCAGTCTGTGGAATTTGATACAAGGGACAAGATTATTGTTCTTCTTCCACTCAATACAAAGGAACAATTCAACGATCTAAAGATTCATAGTTGCTTAATGTATATCATTCGTTTACTGATAAAATCATGACCTGATTGTTCAGTGACAGCAGAGactagtaaaaaataaaatatttttcttttcaatggcagaacaaaaaatgaaagaaaagtCTCTCACCAAGTGAGCAACTGCGCTTAAATGATCAGGAAAGGTCTTAAGCAGTTTCTGCTTTGTGGGTTCATAAACTCCCACAAATAAAGCCGAAGCCCTACATATAGAAACATTGTCGAAATAAGCAGAGCATCAAGATAAGACAAGTATAGAATATGATAAACATAGAAAAGGGACAAGGAAGAAagggacaaaaaaaagaaggatgAGGTCACAGTACACTTACGGTAAGACACCAGCGATATTTCCAGCTAATCCTGAATAGAGACCCTTCAACACAATCTTCCCACCTCCACGAGCTGCCTACATCATaacatcaaaaataattaaactctttctttttttacatGAGCTTAGTTGAATACAGTTAAATCTCAATGATAACAAAAAGGAATGAACTATTTTTAAAGGTTTCCTTGACTTGCCTGAAGTCTAGTCTTTATAGTATCAATAGGGTATAAAGCTGTTTCAACTACAACTCCAGCCGTACCTCCTGCTATAAATCCCTCTGcatcatataaaaaaataagaaaagaaacatCTTCAGATTCAAAGACTGTATCTTTACACTAAACTCATAAAAGAGAAAGTACAAAGTGGTTCTATACCAAAGAGAGTGCGGAAGAAATCAAAAGGGTTTTCGTCTTGCGTATTGACTGAAGCAAAGCCTTTGCTCTTTTTGATCTGTGGAATCTGCACTACCCTACTCGAAACATCTGCCACAAACCCCCCCATCAAATAAAACACCATCCTCTCCTTCAATGGAGTCCAAACATATATGtaacagttacaaaaaaaaagacatctcttttttttttatttaccgGGAGCAGTGGATGAAGAGCTCTTCACATCAACAGAGAGTGTAAGGGGAGCCATCAGAAGCTTCTCTAACCTAACTTCACCAATTCAATTTCATTACACGCTAAAAACCAATAACGAACTAGTCAACCAAGTGAAGAGAAACATACAAATACAATACACAAACAGATATATACAGAGACAACGAAGTGAATGCAATAGAGACCAGATTACTGGAAGAAAACGATAGAAAGTATACCGGAGGAGGAGTAGGTATAGAGTAGAGGGAGGAACAGGTAGAGATAGCACAGAGTTCACTTTCTTCGGCTTTTTCGATGTCTCTCAGGACATGGATTAAAagcttttttttattgttatttacaGTTATGGGCCTTAACGGACCCACTAAGCCCAATAAGATAAAATGGGCCATTACTGTAAATGCCCGTCATCAGTTCTTGTTGAAATGTGTATGGGTATAACGTTTATTAACATGATtacattttatatgttttctgcCATGTAATTTGTCGAACTTTTCATTTTCTTAGCAGTAGatattatgaaatttatattattaaatacatTTCAGTTATCAGTCATGATTTTTAACGTAGGCAGCTATTTGAAATTCGTACATTTCAAATATCAATCATGGTTATATATAATGAAACATCTACTATTAACCATTCTTGAAACACCTTTaccttattatttttatacaagttatgatatattataaaacagCTATTAAAGCATTCATTATTTCAAGCCGATCATCTTTTCTTGACTGTCACTTTAAGCCCATGCTTCatttgaagaaaaagaagaggaagTGGCTCGATCTTTTGTCCTTTAACTACCTCAATGTCATAGTTTTGCAATATCTGCACCACTATTATCTTCAAATCAG contains:
- the LOC130506577 gene encoding S-adenosylmethionine carrier 1, chloroplastic/mitochondrial, which codes for MAPLTLSVDVKSSSSTAPDVSSRVVQIPQIKKSKGFASVNTQDENPFDFFRTLFEGFIAGGTAGVVVETALYPIDTIKTRLQATRGGGKIVLKGLYSGLAGNIAGVLPASALFVGVYEPTKQKLLKTFPDHLSAVAHLTAGAIGGLAASLIRVPTEVVKQRMQTGQFASAPNAVRVIASQEGFRGLYAGYRSFLLRDLPFDAIQFCIYEQLCLGYKKAARRELNDPENALIGAFAGALTGAVTTPLDVIKTRLMVQGSAKQYQGIVDCVQTIVREEGASALLKGIGPRVLWIGIGGSIFFGVLESTKRTLAERRPKTVKESKED